A window of the Archocentrus centrarchus isolate MPI-CPG fArcCen1 chromosome 17, fArcCen1, whole genome shotgun sequence genome harbors these coding sequences:
- the LOC115795281 gene encoding leucine-rich repeat and calponin homology domain-containing protein 1-like, with protein sequence MDGVVLCHLANHIRPRSVASIHVPSPAVPKLNMAKCRRNVENFLDACRKIGVPQTDCTCRLELIPTHRKGELQKHMFPEWRRSPLQSRTTSICSFLLCKVLRRKRKP encoded by the exons ATGGACGGCGTCGTGCTCTGCCATCTGGCCAATCACATTCGCCCACGCTCTGTCGCCAGCATCCATGTCCCCTCACCTGCAGTG CCTAAACTCAACATGGCCAAGTGTCGGAGGAATGTGGAGAACTTTCTGGATGCCTGCAGAAAAATAGGCGTGCCACAG actgaCTGCACTTGTAGGCTTGAATTGATCCCAACTCACAGAAAGGGTGAACTGCAGAAGCACATGTTTCCTGAATGGAGACGCTCACCATTACAGAGCCGCACAACCAGTATTTGCTCTTTTCTATTGTGTAAAGTTTTGAGGCGCAAACGGAAGCCATAA